From a region of the Sulfuriferula plumbiphila genome:
- a CDS encoding DsrE family protein, whose protein sequence is MTMTRQASLIFCLLIGCLSGIAPVMSAAAQSQQTDMIGVQKRTDIKVVYDDKDDVWEAGIGKGLYYLRGLLEAYKSLGVRQDQLHISIVLHGPTAYWLLNDQAYQRDKKDRFAYNPNSQVVAELLQHGVSVEICNVTMRAKGFTPEDLLPGVVIVHDAYTRLIDLQQRGYAYIRF, encoded by the coding sequence ATGACCATGACCCGCCAAGCCAGCCTGATTTTTTGCCTGCTGATCGGCTGCCTGTCTGGAATCGCGCCCGTTATGTCCGCCGCAGCGCAGTCGCAGCAAACAGACATGATCGGTGTGCAGAAACGCACAGACATCAAGGTTGTATACGATGACAAGGACGATGTGTGGGAGGCGGGGATCGGCAAGGGACTGTATTATCTGCGCGGCTTGCTGGAAGCATACAAATCCTTGGGTGTCCGGCAGGATCAGTTGCACATCAGCATCGTGCTGCATGGCCCCACGGCATACTGGCTGCTCAATGACCAGGCTTATCAGCGTGACAAAAAAGACCGGTTCGCCTACAACCCGAACAGCCAGGTGGTGGCCGAACTGCTGCAGCATGGCGTGAGTGTGGAGATCTGCAACGTCACCATGCGCGCCAAGGGGTTCACGCCAGAAGATTTGTTGCCCGGCGTGGTCATCGTCCATGACGCCTACACCCGGCTGATTGACCTGCAGCAGCGTGGTTACGCCTATATTCGTTTCTGA
- the msrA gene encoding peptide-methionine (S)-S-oxide reductase MsrA, giving the protein MSPLFRRSLTTLLGVLALFMLQACDSAGATLPDPAADAALTRHAAPQTAVLAGGCFWGMEAVFRHVKGVTAVQAGYSGGAADSARYETVSGGNTGHAESIRITYDPSVITYGQLLKVYFSVAHNPTELNRQGPDRGTQYRSSIFIANPEQQRIAQAYIRQLQAAKVLARPIVTTVTPLQAFYPAEAYHQDYAMRHPHDPYIMIYDLPKLTALRQQFPGLYAGG; this is encoded by the coding sequence ATGTCACCCCTGTTCAGACGCAGCTTAACGACATTGCTGGGAGTACTGGCGCTATTCATGCTGCAGGCATGTGATTCGGCTGGCGCCACCCTGCCCGATCCGGCAGCGGATGCCGCGCTGACCCGCCACGCCGCGCCGCAAACGGCAGTACTCGCCGGCGGCTGCTTTTGGGGCATGGAGGCAGTATTCCGGCATGTCAAAGGAGTGACGGCCGTGCAAGCCGGCTATTCCGGCGGCGCAGCGGATAGCGCCCGCTATGAAACCGTCAGCGGCGGCAATACCGGACACGCCGAGTCGATAAGAATCACCTATGATCCGTCCGTAATCACGTACGGCCAGTTGCTCAAGGTGTATTTCTCTGTCGCACACAACCCTACCGAACTCAACCGCCAGGGGCCTGACCGCGGCACCCAGTATCGCTCCAGCATCTTTATTGCCAATCCCGAACAGCAGCGCATCGCACAGGCCTACATCAGGCAGTTGCAGGCAGCCAAGGTGTTGGCCCGGCCCATCGTCACCACGGTGACCCCGCTCCAGGCATTTTATCCTGCAGAAGCCTATCACCAGGATTACGCCATGCGCCATCCGCATGACCCCTACATCATGATTTACGATCTGCCCAAGCTGACCGCGCTGCGCCAGCAGTTTCCCGGTTTATACGCGGGCGGCTAG
- a CDS encoding cupin domain-containing protein, with amino-acid sequence MMINADHSQRALVDPAQLRWVDSPLPGVARRMLERNGAEAARATSVVRYQPGAGFDAHTHPQGEEILVLEGIFEDEYGVYPAGTYLKNPPGSAHRPFSSSGCTLFVKLRYMQPDDTQRVVINTHEAQWLPGLVDGLQVLPLSAFGGEHTALVRWQPGTRFQPHRHYGGEEILVLDGVFQDEFGDYGQGMWLRSPHLSVHQPFSEPGCTILVKIGHLDVAT; translated from the coding sequence ATGATGATCAACGCAGACCACAGCCAGCGCGCACTGGTTGACCCCGCCCAACTGCGCTGGGTGGATTCGCCGCTGCCCGGTGTGGCGCGCCGCATGCTGGAGCGCAACGGCGCGGAAGCGGCGCGCGCCACTTCGGTTGTGCGCTATCAGCCGGGCGCCGGATTTGACGCGCATACCCATCCGCAGGGTGAGGAAATCCTGGTGCTGGAGGGCATCTTCGAGGATGAATACGGCGTCTATCCGGCAGGCACTTATCTGAAAAATCCGCCGGGTTCGGCGCACCGTCCGTTCAGCAGCAGCGGTTGTACTTTGTTTGTGAAACTGCGCTACATGCAGCCGGACGACACGCAGCGCGTAGTCATCAACACCCATGAAGCGCAGTGGCTGCCGGGGCTGGTGGACGGGCTGCAGGTGCTGCCGCTGTCCGCATTCGGCGGCGAGCATACCGCGCTGGTGCGCTGGCAGCCCGGCACGCGCTTTCAGCCGCACCGGCATTATGGCGGCGAGGAAATTCTGGTGCTGGATGGCGTGTTTCAGGATGAGTTTGGCGATTACGGTCAGGGGATGTGGCTGCGCAGCCCGCATCTGAGCGTGCATCAGCCATTCAGCGAGCCGGGTTGCACCATCCTGGTCAAGATAGGGCACCTGGACGTCGCGACTTAG
- a CDS encoding tetratricopeptide repeat protein, with product MDIIELAGYGQLKKLLEAAQGGDVTAQYNLGVLYFEGKDAPQDYMEAAKWYGAAADQGDRQAQFNLGLMFYRGVGLPKNLVHAYALFSLAAAHGDERAKQGMAAIQREAAPEQLAAINALGTDSHRH from the coding sequence ATGGATATTATCGAACTCGCCGGTTATGGGCAGCTGAAAAAATTGCTCGAAGCCGCGCAGGGCGGCGATGTGACCGCGCAATACAACCTCGGCGTGCTGTATTTCGAGGGCAAGGACGCACCGCAGGATTATATGGAGGCCGCCAAATGGTACGGCGCAGCGGCCGATCAGGGCGACCGTCAGGCGCAGTTCAACCTGGGATTGATGTTCTACCGTGGTGTGGGTCTGCCGAAAAACCTGGTGCATGCCTACGCGTTATTCAGCCTTGCCGCCGCGCACGGCGACGAGCGTGCCAAACAGGGCATGGCGGCGATCCAGCGCGAGGCCGCACCGGAACAGCTTGCGGCAATCAACGCGCTCGGCACCGATTCACACAGGCATTGA
- a CDS encoding YaeQ family protein, protein MALKATIFKADLQIADMDRHYYASHALTLARHPSETDERMMVRLLAFARHAHEYLAFAKGISEADEPDAWQKDLTGAIELWIDVGLPDEKRILKASGRAAQVAIYSYGGHGANLWWAAISPRLARLKNLTVINLPLPVTQALAKLAQRNMQLSCTIEDGAIWLSSDTETVPVEFVVLQAPV, encoded by the coding sequence ATGGCACTCAAAGCAACCATCTTCAAAGCCGACCTGCAAATCGCCGATATGGACCGGCACTATTATGCCAGCCACGCGCTGACCCTTGCGCGCCATCCGTCGGAAACCGACGAGCGCATGATGGTGCGCCTGCTGGCATTCGCCCGCCACGCGCATGAATATCTGGCGTTTGCCAAAGGCATCTCCGAAGCGGACGAGCCTGACGCCTGGCAGAAGGATTTGACCGGCGCGATTGAACTGTGGATAGACGTGGGGCTGCCTGATGAAAAACGCATCCTCAAAGCCAGCGGCCGTGCCGCCCAGGTGGCGATATACAGCTATGGCGGCCACGGCGCCAACCTGTGGTGGGCTGCCATCAGCCCCAGACTCGCGCGGCTGAAAAACCTGACCGTGATCAATCTGCCATTGCCCGTCACCCAGGCGCTGGCCAAACTGGCGCAACGCAACATGCAGCTCAGTTGCACGATAGAAGATGGCGCAATCTGGCTGTCCAGCGACACCGAAACGGTGCCGGTGGAATTTGTCGTACTGCAGGCGCCGGTCTAA
- a CDS encoding YaiI/YqxD family protein, with translation MHIWVDADACPGVIRDILFRAAERAHISMTLVANQLLRTPPSPYIRALQVARGFDVADNEIVQRLQAGDLVITADIPLAADVIEKGGHALNPRGEFYSKETIRALLTMRNFMDALRGSGVQTDGPAAFSNSDRQAFANQLDRFLTRLA, from the coding sequence ATGCACATCTGGGTAGATGCCGACGCCTGCCCGGGCGTCATCAGGGATATCCTGTTCCGTGCCGCAGAGCGGGCGCACATTTCCATGACATTGGTGGCCAACCAGCTGTTGCGCACGCCGCCTTCGCCGTATATCCGCGCGCTGCAGGTAGCCAGGGGTTTTGACGTGGCGGATAACGAGATCGTGCAGCGGCTGCAAGCGGGCGACCTGGTGATTACCGCGGATATTCCACTGGCGGCGGACGTCATTGAAAAAGGCGGCCATGCGCTCAACCCCAGAGGCGAGTTTTACAGCAAGGAAACGATCCGGGCTTTACTCACCATGCGCAACTTCATGGACGCGTTGCGCGGCAGCGGCGTACAGACAGACGGCCCGGCGGCCTTTTCAAATAGTGACCGGCAGGCGTTTGCCAATCAGCTGGATCGATTTCTGACCCGTCTGGCGTGA